One Capra hircus breed San Clemente chromosome 29, ASM170441v1, whole genome shotgun sequence genomic region harbors:
- the C29H11orf86 gene encoding uncharacterized protein C11orf86 homolog isoform X1: MGTGLRSQSLRGPRPSYGKLQESWGRPTEGRLRRALSLRQGREKSRSSDGCPERLDTPGQERLPGSLGDTEQLIQAEQEGSQRWLRQYQQKIRRRWESFVTSFPNVTLSRSASPQPPLGTTS, encoded by the exons atgggGACAGGGCTACGCAGTCAGTCCTTGCGAGGACCACGGCCCTCTTacggcaagctccaggagtcctGGGGGAGGCCCACGGAAGGCCGACTGCGCCGGGCGCTGAGCCTCAGGCAGGGCCGTGAGAAGTCCCGGTCCTCAGATGGATGCCCAGAACGGCTGGATACCCCCGGTCAGGAGCGGCTGCCCGGGAGCCTGGGGGACACGGAGCAGCTGATCCAAGCGGAGCAAGAAGGCAGCCAGAGGTGGCTGCGGCAGTATCAGCAG AAGATCAGGAGAAGGTGGGAGAGCTTTGTCACCAGCTTCCCCAACGTGACCCTGAGCCGGTCAGCCTCCCCACAGCCCCCGCTGGGCACCACCAGCTAA
- the C29H11orf86 gene encoding uncharacterized protein C11orf86 homolog isoform X2, with the protein MGTGLRSQSLRGPRPSYGKLQESWGRPTEGRLRRALSLRQGREKSRSSDGCPERLDTPGQERLPGSLGDTEQLIQAEQEGSQRWLRQYQQIRRRWESFVTSFPNVTLSRSASPQPPLGTTS; encoded by the exons atgggGACAGGGCTACGCAGTCAGTCCTTGCGAGGACCACGGCCCTCTTacggcaagctccaggagtcctGGGGGAGGCCCACGGAAGGCCGACTGCGCCGGGCGCTGAGCCTCAGGCAGGGCCGTGAGAAGTCCCGGTCCTCAGATGGATGCCCAGAACGGCTGGATACCCCCGGTCAGGAGCGGCTGCCCGGGAGCCTGGGGGACACGGAGCAGCTGATCCAAGCGGAGCAAGAAGGCAGCCAGAGGTGGCTGCGGCAGTATCAGCAG ATCAGGAGAAGGTGGGAGAGCTTTGTCACCAGCTTCCCCAACGTGACCCTGAGCCGGTCAGCCTCCCCACAGCCCCCGCTGGGCACCACCAGCTAA